In Isoptericola jiangsuensis, the following proteins share a genomic window:
- a CDS encoding alpha/beta fold hydrolase produces the protein MTTRTASPVPPGLPGLDVRFSHVLTVPAARRASLKVRHGAPDPDVQRRSTVEDGDDVEWHHLDNGPVLAAHGITPVGTVLAVHGNPTWSYLWRDVVALATDRALEAAAATGEHPGAVPGAWRVVAVDQLDMGLSARTGRRRTLADRVGDLGAFTDALGLDGPVVTLGHDWGGVVSLGWAVDHPEQLAGVALLNTAVHQPDGVPIPAPLRLALARGVHRLGTSTTRAFLETTLALARPRLPHDVADAYRLPYRTAADRAGIEQFVADIPATADHPSRTELDRVAAGVARLTVPALMLWGPHDPIFSDRYLDDLVHRLPHARVHRFAGAGHLVAEDVDVAGPVLDWLGTAVGPGAVVGSPASPGVARADAFTGPGGPSTSGLTSAPATSDPAGSDAAVASGLGLGAAGDDLTSGTAGPGDESTSAVVDGADPAGFRPMWAGLDERAASSTAGEPAVLDQSGSGPASVSWRALDRQVRRIAAGLHGIGVRRGDRVSLLVQPGPTLTALVYACLRIGAVVVVADAGLGVKGLTRAQRGAWPGYLVGQTKALAAARAFGWPGVRISADPLDPVVRRALGVDHELVDVARAGDVLDLPPEPGPDDEAAVLFTSGSTGPAKGVVYTHARLAALRDALARHFDVGPDTGLVTGFAPFALLGPALGTRSVTPDMDVSAPRTLTARAVADAVTASDARIVFLSPAAILNVVDTAGGLDADDRDALGRVETFLSTGAPISEALLTSAQQLMPGATPHTPYGMTECLLVTDVTLDGVRAAAAAPDAGVCVGRPVGGGRVLVSALDDSGAAVGTPSDIPGVLGEVLVSAPHLKERYDRLWLTDVAAERDTPPGHWHRTGDVGHLDADGRLWIEGRLAHVLVTADGPLAPVGPEQGVERAEGVRRAAVVGVGPAGVQQAVAVVETVPPARRPGLAPDDVAADVRASSPVPLAAVLVLPQMPTDVRHNSKIDRARLAAWASGVLAGGGVGEP, from the coding sequence GTGACGACCCGTACCGCGAGCCCGGTCCCGCCCGGGCTCCCGGGCCTCGACGTGCGCTTCAGCCACGTCCTGACCGTCCCCGCGGCCCGTCGAGCGTCTCTGAAAGTCCGGCACGGGGCCCCGGATCCGGACGTTCAGAGACGCTCGACGGTCGAGGACGGCGACGACGTCGAGTGGCACCACCTCGACAACGGGCCCGTCCTCGCCGCGCACGGCATCACGCCCGTCGGCACCGTCCTGGCCGTGCACGGCAACCCCACCTGGTCGTACCTGTGGCGGGACGTCGTGGCGCTCGCCACGGACCGCGCCCTCGAGGCCGCGGCCGCCACCGGGGAACACCCCGGAGCCGTCCCCGGCGCGTGGCGCGTCGTCGCCGTCGACCAGCTCGACATGGGCCTGTCCGCCCGCACCGGCCGGCGCCGCACCCTCGCCGACCGCGTCGGCGACCTCGGCGCCTTCACCGACGCCCTCGGCCTCGACGGCCCCGTCGTCACCCTCGGCCACGACTGGGGCGGCGTCGTCTCCCTCGGCTGGGCCGTCGACCACCCCGAGCAGCTCGCCGGCGTCGCACTCCTCAACACCGCCGTGCACCAGCCCGACGGCGTCCCGATCCCCGCGCCGTTGCGCCTCGCGCTCGCCCGCGGCGTGCACCGCCTCGGCACCTCCACGACCCGCGCGTTCCTGGAGACCACCCTCGCGCTCGCCCGGCCCCGGCTGCCCCACGACGTCGCCGACGCCTACCGGCTGCCCTACCGCACCGCCGCCGACCGCGCCGGGATCGAGCAGTTCGTCGCCGACATCCCCGCCACGGCCGACCACCCCAGCCGCACCGAGCTCGACCGTGTCGCGGCGGGCGTCGCCCGCCTCACCGTGCCCGCCCTGATGCTGTGGGGCCCGCACGACCCGATCTTCTCCGACCGGTACCTCGACGACCTCGTGCACCGCCTCCCGCACGCCCGCGTCCACCGCTTCGCGGGCGCCGGGCACCTCGTCGCGGAGGACGTCGACGTCGCGGGGCCCGTCCTCGACTGGTTGGGGACGGCCGTGGGCCCCGGCGCCGTGGTCGGGTCGCCGGCCAGCCCGGGCGTCGCGCGCGCGGACGCGTTCACGGGCCCCGGGGGGCCCTCCACCTCGGGACTGACGTCCGCGCCTGCGACGTCCGACCCGGCCGGCTCGGATGCGGCCGTCGCCTCGGGCCTCGGCCTCGGCGCGGCGGGCGACGACCTCACCTCGGGTACGGCGGGACCGGGCGACGAGAGCACGTCCGCGGTCGTCGACGGCGCCGATCCGGCTGGGTTCCGGCCGATGTGGGCCGGGCTGGACGAGCGCGCCGCGTCGTCGACGGCGGGGGAGCCCGCCGTGCTGGACCAGTCCGGGTCGGGACCGGCGAGCGTGAGCTGGCGGGCGCTGGACCGGCAGGTGCGGCGCATCGCCGCGGGGCTGCACGGCATCGGGGTGCGGCGCGGCGACCGCGTGTCGCTGCTCGTGCAGCCCGGGCCGACCCTCACCGCGCTCGTCTACGCGTGCCTGCGGATCGGGGCCGTGGTCGTCGTCGCCGACGCCGGTCTCGGCGTGAAGGGCCTGACGCGCGCCCAGCGGGGCGCGTGGCCCGGCTACCTGGTCGGGCAGACGAAGGCGCTCGCGGCGGCGCGGGCGTTCGGCTGGCCGGGTGTGCGGATCTCCGCCGACCCGCTCGACCCGGTGGTGCGGCGCGCGCTCGGGGTGGACCACGAGCTGGTCGACGTCGCCCGCGCCGGGGACGTGCTGGACCTGCCGCCGGAACCCGGTCCTGACGACGAGGCGGCCGTGCTGTTCACGTCCGGGTCGACCGGTCCGGCGAAGGGCGTCGTGTACACGCACGCCCGGCTCGCGGCCCTGCGGGACGCCCTCGCGCGACACTTCGACGTCGGCCCCGACACGGGCCTGGTGACGGGGTTCGCGCCCTTCGCGCTGCTCGGCCCCGCGCTCGGCACCCGCTCGGTGACCCCCGACATGGACGTGTCCGCACCGCGCACCCTCACGGCGCGGGCCGTCGCGGACGCCGTGACGGCGTCGGACGCGCGCATCGTGTTCCTGTCCCCGGCGGCGATCCTGAACGTGGTCGACACCGCGGGCGGGCTCGACGCCGACGACCGCGACGCCCTCGGCCGCGTCGAGACGTTCCTGTCCACCGGGGCGCCCATCAGCGAGGCCCTGCTGACGTCCGCGCAGCAGCTCATGCCCGGGGCGACGCCGCACACGCCGTACGGGATGACGGAGTGCCTGCTCGTCACCGACGTCACGCTCGACGGGGTGCGCGCCGCCGCGGCGGCACCCGACGCCGGGGTGTGCGTCGGCCGCCCCGTCGGCGGGGGGCGGGTGCTCGTCAGCGCGCTCGACGACTCCGGCGCCGCCGTCGGCACGCCGTCGGACATCCCCGGCGTGCTGGGGGAGGTGCTGGTCAGCGCGCCGCACCTCAAGGAGCGGTACGACCGGCTGTGGCTCACGGACGTCGCCGCCGAGCGGGACACCCCGCCGGGACACTGGCACCGCACCGGCGACGTCGGGCACCTCGACGCCGACGGCCGCCTGTGGATCGAGGGACGGCTCGCGCACGTCCTGGTGACGGCCGACGGTCCGCTCGCCCCCGTGGGTCCCGAGCAGGGCGTGGAGCGGGCCGAGGGCGTGCGTCGCGCCGCGGTCGTCGGGGTCGGCCCCGCGGGGGTGCAGCAGGCGGTCGCCGTCGTCGAGACGGTCCCGCCTGCACGACGTCCGGGGCTCGCGCCCGACGACGTCGCCGCGGACGTGCGCGCGTCGTCGCCCGTGCCGCTCGCCGCCGTCCTCGTGCTGCCGCAGATGCCGACCGACGTGCGCCACAACTCCAAGATCGACCGCGCGAGGCTCGCCGCGTGGGCGTCCGGCGTGCTCGCCGGGGGCGGGGTGGGCGAGCCGTGA
- a CDS encoding 3-oxoacyl-ACP synthase III: MTGNATTRFGNVSLLSVQSRLPGGVRTSADVQDRLAPALRRLGLPRTLLQRVAGVHERRAWAPGEDVTSATVAAGEDALRVAGVDPSDVGLLINTSVTRKHLEPSVAVGLHHGLGLPSSAVNFDVANACLGFINGMSIAAGMIESGQIRYAVIVNGEDADDIQDVTVDRLLRGDAGRDDFMAEFATLTLGSGAAAAVLGRADEHPEGHRVLGGVTRAATRHHALCVGSTDGMFTDAQALLEGGLELVVDAWKDAVAEWDWGTMDRYVTHQVSKVHTRAITEAVGLDRAKVPTTFPTLGNVGPASVPITLAHEQESLRTGDRVLLMGVGSGINTAMMELAW; encoded by the coding sequence GTGACAGGGAACGCCACCACCCGGTTCGGCAACGTCTCGCTGCTGTCCGTGCAGAGCCGCCTGCCCGGTGGGGTACGCACGTCCGCCGACGTGCAGGACCGGCTCGCGCCCGCGCTGCGGCGCCTCGGCCTGCCGCGCACGTTGCTCCAGCGCGTCGCCGGGGTGCACGAGCGGCGCGCCTGGGCGCCGGGCGAGGACGTGACGTCCGCGACCGTCGCCGCCGGCGAGGACGCGCTGCGCGTCGCGGGTGTCGACCCCAGCGACGTCGGGCTGCTCATCAACACGTCGGTCACGCGCAAGCACCTGGAGCCGTCCGTCGCCGTGGGGCTGCACCACGGCCTCGGGCTGCCGAGCTCCGCGGTGAACTTCGACGTCGCGAACGCGTGCCTCGGGTTCATCAACGGCATGAGCATCGCCGCGGGCATGATCGAGTCCGGGCAGATCCGCTACGCCGTCATCGTGAACGGGGAGGACGCCGACGACATCCAGGACGTGACCGTCGACCGGCTGCTGCGCGGTGACGCCGGCCGCGACGACTTCATGGCGGAGTTCGCCACCCTCACCCTCGGCTCCGGGGCCGCGGCCGCCGTCCTCGGCCGCGCCGACGAGCACCCCGAGGGGCACCGTGTCCTCGGGGGCGTCACCCGCGCCGCGACCCGGCACCACGCCCTCTGCGTCGGCAGCACCGACGGGATGTTCACCGACGCGCAGGCGCTGCTCGAGGGCGGGCTCGAGCTCGTCGTCGACGCCTGGAAGGACGCCGTCGCCGAGTGGGACTGGGGCACGATGGACCGGTACGTCACCCACCAGGTGTCCAAGGTGCACACCCGTGCCATCACCGAGGCGGTCGGGCTGGACCGCGCCAAGGTCCCCACCACGTTCCCCACCCTGGGCAACGTCGGGCCCGCGTCCGTCCCGATCACGCTCGCCCACGAGCAGGAGTCCCTGCGGACGGGCGACCGCGTCCTGCTCATGGGCGTCGGCTCCGGCATCAACACGGCGATGATGGAGCTGGCCTGGTGA
- a CDS encoding threonine aldolase family protein — protein sequence MPQISSLPPFASDNYAGTHPEVLAAVVASDDGFATAYGDDPWTERMEARVAEVFGAGSRAFGVLNGTGANVVSLMAVSQRWGGVVASDVAHANTDENGAPERVGGLKVLACPSVDGRITPADVERWAGQRHDVHRAHPGVLSLTQSTELGTVYAVDALAELTATAHGLGMAAHVDGSRLANAAVALGCSLRALTTDVGVDVLSFGAAKTGGMLGEAVVVLGPDDAPEVPGSGYDGAAVRRAAADAVPFLRKATMQLASKSRFVSAQLLALLGEPGAAVDGGTAAADAPLWWRTAGHANAMAARLRDGLVAAGVASDAAGPDGGAPVRVSRPVEANAVFATLPRAAADRLRERTRFYDWAPGESADRVEARWMCSWATPPEAVDGFVAAVADAVA from the coding sequence GTGCCGCAGATCTCCTCGCTCCCGCCGTTCGCGTCCGACAACTACGCGGGGACCCACCCCGAGGTGCTGGCGGCGGTGGTGGCGTCCGACGACGGGTTCGCGACGGCGTACGGCGACGACCCGTGGACGGAGCGCATGGAGGCGCGCGTCGCGGAGGTGTTCGGCGCGGGGTCCCGGGCGTTCGGGGTGCTGAACGGGACGGGCGCGAACGTGGTGTCGCTGATGGCGGTGTCGCAGCGGTGGGGTGGTGTGGTCGCGTCCGACGTCGCGCACGCGAACACCGACGAGAACGGTGCGCCGGAGCGGGTGGGCGGTCTGAAGGTGCTGGCGTGCCCGTCGGTGGACGGCCGCATCACGCCGGCGGACGTCGAGCGGTGGGCCGGGCAGCGTCACGACGTCCACCGGGCGCACCCGGGCGTGCTGTCGCTGACGCAGTCCACGGAGCTGGGGACGGTGTACGCCGTGGACGCGCTGGCGGAGCTCACGGCGACGGCGCACGGGCTGGGGATGGCGGCGCACGTCGACGGGTCGCGGCTCGCGAACGCGGCGGTCGCGCTGGGGTGCTCGCTGCGGGCCCTGACGACGGACGTCGGGGTCGACGTGCTGTCGTTCGGCGCGGCGAAGACGGGCGGGATGCTGGGCGAGGCCGTGGTCGTCCTCGGCCCGGACGACGCGCCGGAGGTGCCGGGTTCGGGGTACGACGGCGCGGCGGTGCGCCGGGCGGCGGCGGACGCGGTGCCGTTCCTGCGCAAGGCGACGATGCAGCTCGCGTCGAAGTCGCGGTTCGTGTCGGCGCAGCTCCTCGCGCTGCTGGGCGAGCCGGGTGCCGCGGTCGACGGCGGGACCGCGGCGGCCGACGCGCCGCTGTGGTGGCGCACGGCGGGGCACGCGAACGCGATGGCGGCCCGCCTGCGCGACGGGCTGGTGGCGGCGGGCGTCGCGAGCGACGCGGCCGGGCCGGACGGCGGGGCGCCGGTGCGGGTGTCGCGTCCGGTGGAGGCGAACGCGGTGTTCGCGACGCTGCCCCGGGCGGCGGCGGACCGGCTGCGGGAGCGGACGAGGTTCTACGACTGGGCGCCGGGCGAGTCGGCGGACCGGGTCGAGGCGCGGTGGATGTGCTCGTGGGCGACGCCGCCGGAGGCCGTGGACGGGTTCGTCGCGGCGGTGGCCGACGCCGTGGCCTGA
- a CDS encoding SRPBCC family protein yields the protein MHAEGPTTFTATASAHVAQPPERVWAELLHPGARWMLGANIESDLQPGSPITFEGHFFGRQFADTGEVIAVERARLLHFTHFSPLGDLDDVPENYHEIRITLTPDAGGTAIEVRQENIRTQERADRAAQNWRGALATLAHSDTEPSSASSPTVVASVEAPPSGS from the coding sequence ATGCACGCCGAGGGACCGACCACGTTCACCGCCACCGCGTCGGCGCACGTCGCGCAGCCGCCGGAGCGCGTGTGGGCGGAGCTGCTGCACCCAGGTGCGCGGTGGATGCTGGGCGCGAACATCGAGTCCGACCTGCAGCCGGGCAGCCCGATCACGTTCGAGGGGCACTTCTTCGGGCGGCAGTTCGCGGACACCGGTGAGGTGATCGCGGTGGAGCGGGCGCGGCTGCTGCACTTCACGCACTTCTCGCCGCTGGGCGACCTGGACGACGTCCCTGAGAACTACCACGAGATCCGCATCACCCTGACGCCGGACGCGGGGGGCACGGCGATCGAGGTGCGGCAGGAGAACATCCGGACGCAGGAGCGCGCGGACCGGGCGGCACAGAACTGGCGCGGCGCCCTGGCGACGCTCGCGCACTCGGACACCGAGCCGAGCTCGGCGTCGTCGCCCACCGTCGTCGCGTCCGTCGAGGCACCGCCGTCGGGCTCGTGA
- a CDS encoding glycoside hydrolase family 3 N-terminal domain-containing protein, whose protein sequence is MRGRRLALLAVTAAVLAACSAPSSSTGTTAAPTPSETPGTSPSSSASPSTAARGATPSGDTSPGTSEPGADVPDGWSVERKVGQLLVVGTPADADTVSDATRTALVDHQVGGVFLHGRSERGVDATRDLVRSATDLAPDGTPLLVATDQEGGFVQVLRGPGFSEIPRATEQATWQRSRLVSEATTWGAELADAGIDLNLAPVMDLVPAANQSANAPIGHFSRNYGNTLRSVVDGATAFSQGMQESGVEPVIKHFPGLGHVTENTDTTAGVVDDTVGPRSRSVEAFGAGVDAGARFVMLSHAVYTKIDPNEQATFSPAVVGLLRDDLGFDGVVMTDDVSAAAAVGDRSPGERAVDAVAAGVDLVLASADPTVVPEMADALVERAEADPEFADRVDEAVGRVLAAKAEIAG, encoded by the coding sequence GTGAGGGGTCGCCGTCTCGCGCTGCTCGCCGTGACGGCCGCGGTCCTCGCGGCGTGCTCCGCCCCGTCGTCGTCCACCGGGACGACGGCTGCGCCGACGCCGTCCGAGACGCCCGGCACGTCACCGTCGTCGAGCGCCTCCCCGTCGACCGCCGCGCGGGGGGCCACGCCGTCGGGCGACACCTCCCCGGGGACGTCGGAACCCGGCGCGGACGTACCGGACGGCTGGTCGGTGGAGCGGAAGGTCGGCCAGCTCCTCGTGGTCGGCACCCCGGCGGACGCCGACACGGTGAGCGACGCGACCCGCACCGCCCTGGTGGACCACCAGGTGGGCGGCGTGTTCCTGCACGGCCGCAGCGAGCGCGGCGTGGACGCCACGCGGGACCTGGTGCGCAGCGCCACGGACCTGGCGCCGGACGGCACGCCGCTGCTGGTCGCCACGGACCAGGAGGGCGGGTTCGTGCAGGTGCTGCGCGGGCCCGGGTTCTCGGAGATCCCGCGGGCGACGGAGCAGGCGACGTGGCAGCGGTCGCGGCTCGTGTCGGAGGCGACGACGTGGGGCGCGGAGCTCGCGGACGCCGGCATCGACCTGAACCTGGCACCGGTGATGGACCTCGTCCCGGCGGCGAACCAGTCGGCGAACGCGCCGATCGGGCACTTCTCGCGGAACTACGGCAACACGCTGCGCAGCGTGGTGGACGGCGCGACGGCGTTCTCCCAGGGGATGCAGGAGTCCGGCGTGGAGCCCGTGATCAAGCACTTCCCGGGGCTGGGGCACGTCACCGAGAACACGGACACCACGGCGGGCGTGGTGGACGACACGGTGGGGCCGCGCTCGCGCTCGGTCGAGGCGTTCGGTGCGGGCGTGGACGCAGGCGCACGGTTCGTCATGCTGTCCCACGCGGTGTACACGAAGATCGACCCGAACGAGCAGGCCACGTTCTCCCCGGCGGTCGTGGGCCTGCTGCGCGACGACCTGGGCTTCGACGGGGTCGTGATGACGGACGACGTGTCCGCTGCGGCGGCCGTGGGCGACCGCTCCCCCGGCGAGCGGGCCGTGGACGCCGTGGCGGCGGGTGTCGACCTCGTGCTGGCCTCCGCCGACCCGACGGTGGTCCCGGAGATGGCGGACGCCCTCGTGGAGCGTGCCGAGGCCGACCCGGAGTTCGCCGACCGCGTGGACGAGGCGGTCGGCCGGGTCCTGGCCGCGAAGGCGGAGATCGCCGGCTGA
- a CDS encoding inorganic phosphate transporter — protein MVNVTETLLLVLVVVTALAFDFTNGFHDTGNAMATSIATRALKPKTAVLLSAVLNMAGAFLSLTVAATIAKGLVDAGAINLEVVFAGLVGGIVWNLLTWLLGLPSSSSHALVGGVIGAVLAAAGTSGVIWSGVLSKVLVPALLAPVIAIGVAAVGTALVARLTKGVSQDVTSRGFRWGQVGSASLVSLAHGTNDAQKSMGIILLALITAGAVPADSSVPFWVIFACAFFMALGTYLGGWRIIRTLGKGLVEIDSRQGMAAETSSAAVILLSSHFGFSLSTTHVATGSILGSGVGMPGAKVRWGVAGRMLAAWGMTLPAAGLVGAVCYWIQHGIGGALGTLIVLAILLGVAFTIWTASRRKPVDHSNVNEEWDETKGAKLKVEVATTGEAGEPQVGPVVDERRAAVVSAISAAPSEGDTK, from the coding sequence ATGGTCAACGTGACCGAGACGCTTCTCCTCGTGCTCGTCGTCGTGACCGCGCTGGCCTTCGACTTCACGAACGGCTTCCACGACACGGGCAACGCCATGGCAACCTCCATCGCGACCCGAGCCCTCAAGCCCAAGACGGCAGTCCTGCTGTCCGCCGTGCTCAACATGGCGGGCGCCTTCCTGTCCCTGACCGTCGCCGCGACCATCGCCAAGGGCCTGGTCGACGCCGGCGCCATCAACCTCGAGGTCGTGTTCGCCGGCCTCGTCGGCGGCATCGTGTGGAACCTGCTGACCTGGCTGCTCGGGCTCCCGTCGAGCTCGTCGCACGCCCTCGTCGGCGGCGTCATCGGCGCCGTGCTGGCCGCCGCCGGCACCTCCGGCGTCATCTGGTCCGGCGTGCTGTCCAAGGTGCTCGTCCCCGCGCTGCTCGCCCCCGTCATCGCGATCGGCGTCGCCGCCGTCGGCACCGCCCTCGTCGCCCGCCTCACCAAGGGCGTCTCGCAGGACGTCACCAGCCGCGGGTTCCGCTGGGGCCAGGTCGGCTCCGCGTCCCTCGTCTCCCTCGCGCACGGCACCAACGACGCGCAGAAGTCGATGGGCATCATCCTGCTGGCCCTCATCACCGCCGGTGCCGTCCCCGCCGACTCCAGCGTCCCGTTCTGGGTCATCTTCGCCTGCGCCTTCTTCATGGCGCTCGGCACCTACCTCGGCGGCTGGCGCATCATCCGCACCCTCGGCAAGGGCCTCGTCGAGATCGACTCCCGCCAGGGCATGGCCGCCGAGACCTCCTCGGCCGCGGTCATCCTGCTCTCCAGCCACTTCGGCTTCTCCCTGTCGACCACCCACGTCGCCACCGGCTCCATCCTCGGCTCCGGCGTGGGCATGCCCGGCGCCAAGGTCCGCTGGGGCGTCGCCGGCCGCATGCTCGCCGCCTGGGGCATGACGCTCCCCGCCGCGGGCCTCGTCGGCGCGGTCTGCTACTGGATCCAGCACGGCATCGGCGGGGCCCTCGGCACCCTCATCGTGCTCGCCATCCTGCTCGGCGTCGCCTTCACCATCTGGACCGCGTCGCGCCGCAAGCCCGTCGACCACAGCAACGTCAACGAGGAGTGGGACGAGACCAAGGGCGCCAAGCTCAAGGTCGAGGTCGCCACCACCGGCGAGGCCGGGGAGCCGCAGGTCGGCCCCGTCGTCGACGAGCGCCGCGCCGCCGTCGTCTCCGCCATCTCCGCCGCACCCTCCGAAGGGGACACCAAGTGA
- a CDS encoding NUDIX hydrolase, with product MTVEPTRDPNAVPPTAAALPVTVDVVALTVRDGALHVLLVERAVEPHRGALALPGGFVLPGEDLVTAAARELTEETGVTPPGHLEQLRTYGPLGRDPRGPVLSVAYLLVAPHFGVVEAGSDAAAAAWHPVTDVLPAGAGPAERTGPAAPGGLAFDHARILADGVERTRSKLEYSALATAFCADEFTVTDLRRVYEAVWGVRLDPRNFSRKATGTPGLLEETGRTTSGGTGRPAALYRAARPVVRPGGLADGAADVPALLNPPLLRPPV from the coding sequence ATGACCGTCGAGCCGACCCGTGACCCGAACGCCGTGCCGCCCACCGCGGCGGCGCTGCCCGTCACGGTCGACGTCGTCGCGCTCACCGTCCGCGACGGCGCGCTCCACGTCCTCCTCGTCGAGCGCGCCGTCGAGCCCCACCGCGGCGCCCTCGCCCTGCCCGGCGGGTTCGTCCTGCCCGGCGAGGACCTCGTGACCGCCGCCGCGCGCGAGCTCACCGAGGAGACCGGCGTGACCCCGCCCGGCCACCTCGAACAGCTCCGCACCTACGGGCCGCTCGGCCGTGACCCCCGCGGCCCCGTCCTCTCGGTCGCCTACCTGCTCGTCGCGCCGCACTTCGGCGTCGTCGAGGCCGGGTCCGACGCCGCCGCCGCGGCCTGGCACCCCGTCACCGACGTCCTGCCCGCCGGTGCCGGGCCGGCCGAGCGCACCGGCCCCGCCGCGCCCGGGGGTCTCGCCTTCGACCACGCCCGGATCCTCGCCGACGGCGTCGAGCGCACCCGCTCCAAGCTCGAGTACTCGGCGCTCGCCACCGCGTTCTGCGCCGACGAGTTCACCGTCACCGACCTGCGCCGCGTCTACGAGGCCGTCTGGGGCGTGCGTCTCGACCCCCGCAACTTCTCCCGCAAGGCCACCGGCACGCCCGGGCTGCTGGAGGAGACCGGCCGCACCACGTCGGGCGGCACCGGCCGTCCCGCCGCCCTCTACCGGGCGGCGCGCCCCGTCGTGCGCCCGGGCGGCCTGGCCGACGGCGCCGCGGACGTCCCGGCGCTCCTCAACCCCCCGCTGCTGCGCCCGCCGGTGTGA
- a CDS encoding SPFH domain-containing protein, protein MATVRTYPWVRHFLGTPTGHVVHLRRGRVVHEGVGQAFWFRPTTSVLSEVPVDDQELPVFFHAVTADHQDVTVQAGVTYRYVDPVTASQRLDFAVDPHDGSTSSAGREQVTAIVGRLAQSHSTDLLATLTLADAMTAGVARVRALLVDALPADPRLAATGIAVVGVQVLAVRPEKDVERALQTPAREHVQAEADRATYERRALAVERERTIAENELASQIELATRRERLVEQEGANARREAQEKAAAALVDTRASVERSRLTTEAKAAQVREVGAADAAAEEARMAVYARAGQDTLLALALRDAARSLPSVQNLTVTPDLLTGALGALLAGVGGATTGTSAAGGGPARTER, encoded by the coding sequence ATGGCCACCGTCCGCACCTACCCCTGGGTCCGCCACTTCCTCGGCACCCCCACCGGGCACGTCGTCCACCTCCGCCGCGGCCGCGTCGTCCACGAGGGCGTCGGCCAGGCCTTCTGGTTCCGGCCCACCACCTCGGTGCTCAGCGAGGTCCCCGTCGACGACCAGGAGCTGCCCGTCTTCTTCCACGCCGTCACCGCCGACCACCAGGACGTCACCGTCCAGGCCGGCGTCACCTACCGCTACGTCGACCCCGTCACCGCCTCGCAGCGGCTCGACTTCGCCGTCGACCCCCACGACGGCAGCACGTCGAGCGCGGGCCGCGAGCAGGTCACCGCCATCGTCGGGCGCCTCGCGCAGAGCCACTCCACCGACCTGCTCGCCACCCTCACGCTCGCCGACGCCATGACCGCCGGTGTCGCCCGCGTCCGCGCGCTCCTGGTCGACGCGCTGCCCGCCGACCCGCGCCTCGCCGCCACCGGCATCGCCGTCGTCGGGGTCCAGGTCCTCGCCGTCCGCCCCGAGAAGGACGTCGAGCGCGCCCTGCAGACCCCCGCCCGCGAGCACGTCCAGGCCGAGGCCGACCGCGCCACCTACGAACGGCGCGCGCTGGCCGTCGAACGGGAGCGCACCATCGCCGAGAACGAGCTCGCCAGCCAGATCGAGCTCGCCACCCGCCGCGAGCGCCTCGTCGAGCAGGAGGGCGCCAACGCCCGCCGCGAGGCGCAGGAGAAGGCCGCGGCGGCCCTGGTGGACACGCGGGCGAGCGTCGAGCGGTCGCGGCTGACCACGGAGGCGAAGGCCGCGCAGGTGCGCGAGGTCGGGGCGGCGGACGCCGCGGCCGAGGAGGCCCGCATGGCGGTGTACGCCCGGGCGGGGCAGGACACGCTGCTCGCCCTCGCCCTGCGGGACGCCGCGCGGTCGCTGCCGAGCGTGCAGAACCTCACGGTCACGCCGGACCTGCTCACGGGGGCGCTCGGCGCGCTGCTCGCCGGGGTCGGGGGCGCGACCACGGGGACCTCGGCGGCCGGCGGGGGCCCGGCCCGGACGGAGCGCTGA